TCGACGAGCTGTTCACCCCGGAGATGCTGCGCGGGGGCTACCGCAAGAAGTACCTGCGGGCCACGTCCCGCCTGCTCGCCCTGGCCCGCGACGGTCGCGCCTGACGTTCGGCCACGGCCACCACGCCCGGCGCATACAAAACTGCCCGGCGCAGACATTGGTGACCATTTCCGACCGGTGCGGCCGGCCAATGGGCAATCTGATCAGCGCCGGGCAGTTCGGTATGCGCGGAACGGCAGCCGGAGCGGAACGGTAGCCGGAGCGGAACGGCAGCCGGAGCGGAACGGTAGCCGGCGGCGTCAGGCCGAGCGCATCTCGCCGATGACGGCGGCCAGGGTGTCGACGGCGTGGTCCAGTTCCTCCCGGGTGATCACGATCGGCGGCGCGAAACGCAGTGTGGTCTCGTGGGTTTCCTTGATCAGGATGCCGCGGCGGGCCATCTCCTCGCTGATCGCCCGGCCCGCCCCGACCTCCGGGGACAGCTGGACGCCGGCCCACAGACCGCGGCCGCGCACTTCGGCCACGCCGTGCCCGACCATCGCGTTCAACCGCTCGTGCAGGTGGGCTCCCAGTTCGGCTGCCCTTGCCTGCATCTCGCCGGTGGACAGCAGCTTGATCACGGCTCGGCCGATGGCGCAGGCGAGCGGGTTGCCGCCGAACGTCGAGCCGTGCTGGCCCGGCTGCAGGACGCCGAGGACCGACTTCTTCCCGACCACCGCCGACACCGGCATGATGCCGCCGCCGAGCGCCTTGCCCAGCGTGTAGAGGTCGGCGCGGACCCCCTCGTGATCGAGAGCCAGCAGGGCCCCGGTGCGCCCAAGGCCGGACTGGATCTCGTCGGCGATGAACAGCACGTTGTGCTCGTCGCAGAGCCGCCGCACCTCGGCCAGGTAGCCCGGCGGCGGGACCAGCACCCCGGCCTCGCCCTGGATCGGTTCGAGCAGGATCGCGGCCGTGTGGGGCGTGA
This window of the Nakamurella panacisegetis genome carries:
- the rocD gene encoding ornithine--oxo-acid transaminase, whose translation is MTVSSAPTSRDPEFYLDLDNTWCTHNYHPLPVVIAEAKGAWVVDVTGRRYLDMLAGYSALNFGHGHPALIAAAKEQLDRVTLTSRAFHHDQLGLFCKELAELTGTEMVLPMNSGAEAVEAALKVARKWAYTVKGVPENQAQIITAGGNFHGRTISIISFSDDPVATADYGPYTPGFVGVKYGDLEALTAAITPHTAAILLEPIQGEAGVLVPPPGYLAEVRRLCDEHNVLFIADEIQSGLGRTGALLALDHEGVRADLYTLGKALGGGIMPVSAVVGKKSVLGVLQPGQHGSTFGGNPLACAIGRAVIKLLSTGEMQARAAELGAHLHERLNAMVGHGVAEVRGRGLWAGVQLSPEVGAGRAISEEMARRGILIKETHETTLRFAPPIVITREELDHAVDTLAAVIGEMRSA